One Primulina tabacum isolate GXHZ01 chromosome 10, ASM2559414v2, whole genome shotgun sequence DNA segment encodes these proteins:
- the LOC142505827 gene encoding putative glucose-6-phosphate 1-epimerase isoform X1: MPVNIVQDGDGSPRIILSEPSGSSAEVLLHGGQVVSWKNERREEMIFISSKQAARRSSKAIRGGIHINFPQFTNSTSLEQHGFASTRLWSLDSSPSPLPPASNHSTVDLMLESTEDDLKIWQHRFELRLRISLTAGKLTMIPRVRNTDNKPFSFTFVLCNYLSVSDISEVRVEGLETLDYFDNLLQKERFTEQADAITFDGEIDRVYLSTPTKIAVIDHEKKRTLVLRKDGMPDAVVWNPWDKKAKALPDFGDEDYNTMLCVNSAAIEAPIVLKPFEEWKGRQELSTVLSSYCSGQLDPRRVLGSS; encoded by the exons ATGCCGGTGAATATTGTTCAGGACGGCGACGGATCGCCGAGGATTATTTTGTCGGAGCCCTCTGGTTCGAGTGCCGAG GTGCTTTTGCATGGGGGCCAGGTTGTTTCTTGGAAGAATGAACGAAGGGAAGAGATGATCTTCATAAGCAGCAAG CAGGCTGCGCGGAGGTCTTCTAAAGCCATCAGGGGTGGTATACACATAAACTTTCCACAG TTTACCAACTCTACTTCACTGGAGCAACATGGATTTGCAAGCACTCGATTGTGGTCACTGGACAGTTCTCCTTCACCTTTGCCCCCTGCCAGCAATCATTCAACTGTGGATCTTATGCTGGAATCCACAGAAGATGATCTGAAGATCTGGCAGCACAG ATTTGAGTTGCGTTTGCGCATCTCTCTAACTGCTGGCAAGCTCACCATGATACCTCGCGTGCGAAATACTGACAACAAGCCTTTCTCCTTTACATTTGTGTTATGCAATTACCTGTCAGTATCTGATATCAG TGAAGTGCGCGTTGAGGGCTTGGAGACACTTGACTACTTTGATAACTTACTACAAAAGGAGAGATTCACTGAGCAGGCAGATGCAATTACCTTTGATGGCGAG ATTGACCGGGTGTATTTGAGCACACCAACTAAGATAGCCGTAATAGATCACGAGAAGAAAAGAACCCTTGTCCTTCGCAAAGATGGCATGCCAGATGCAG TTGTATGGAACCCTTGGGACAAAAAAGCGAAGGCTCTCCCCGATTTTGGTGATGAGGATTACAACACAATGTTATGTGTGAATTCCGCGGCCATAGAAGCTCCTATTGTTTTGAAACCTTTTGAAGAATGGAAGGGTCGACAAGAGCTGTCGACTGTCTTGTCAAGTTATTGCAGCGGTCAGCTGGATCCACGAAGAGTTCTTGGCTCCAGCTGA
- the LOC142506102 gene encoding peroxidase 31-like: MASLMLVFVLLLSLTTLCLIPSHSIPLLSTTYYSQTCPKFDQIMEETTTNKQITSPTTAAAALRVFFHDCFVTGCDASVLISSTPFNKAEREADINLSLPGDGFDVVVRAKSALELSCPGVVSCADILAVSARNLVVMMGGPFYTVKLGRKDSLTSKSDYVEGNLPRPTMSMDQIIQLFQSKEFSIQEMVALSGAHTIGFSHCKEFSSILYNYSRTMESDPSYNYNFAKLLRNACADYEKNPTLSVFNDIMTPNKFDNVYYSNVHKGLGLMSSDHSLSSDPRTRGYVELYSRDQNAFFEAFVSAIQKMSVYGVKTGRNGEVRRRCDAFNN; encoded by the coding sequence ATGGCTTCCCTTATGCTTGTGTTTGTGTTGCTGCTCTCGCTCACGACACTTTGCCTCATCCCTTCCCACTCCATACCTCTCCTCTCCACCACCTACTACTCCCAAACATGCCCCAAGTTCGACCAAATCATGGAAGAAACCACCACAAACAAGCAGATCACCTCCCCCACCACCGCCGCCGCCGCTCTCCGGGTATTCTTCCACGACTGCTTCGTCACCGGATGCGACGCCTCCGTCCTCATCTCCTCCACCCCATTCAACAAAGCCGAGCGTGAAGCTGATATCAACCTCTCCCTCCCTGGCGACGGATTCGACGTTGTTGTGCGGGCCAAGTCTGCCCTCGAGCTCTCCTGCCCTGGCGTCGTCTCCTGCGCTGATATTCTCGCCGTATCCGCTCGGAATCTGGTCGTCATGATGGGTGGACCCTTTTACACTGTCAAGTTAGGCCGGAAGGATTCGCTAACTTCTAAATCCGACTATGTGGAGGGAAATCTGCCAAGACCCACAATGTCCATGGATCAAATAATCCAGCTTTTCCAGTCCAAGGAATTTTCGATCCAAGAAATGGTGGCATTATCCGGAGCCCACACCATCGGATTTTCTCACTGCAAAGAGTTCAGCTCCATTCTGTACAACTACAGCAGAACGATGGAATCGGACCCTTCTTACAACTACAATTTCGCCAAGTTACTGAGAAATGCCTGCGCAGATTACGAGAAAAACCCGACATTATCGGTGTTTAACGATATAATGACTCCCAATAAATTCGACAACGTGTACTACAGCAACGTGCACAAGGGTTTGGGACTAATGTCATCGGACCACTCCCTGAGCTCAGATCCGAGGACTAGAGGCTACGTTGAGCTGTATTCCAGAGATCAAAATGCATTCTTTGAGGCATTTGTGAGTGCAATACAGAAGATGAGTGTGTACGGAGTCAAGACTGGAAGAAACGGCGAGGTTAGGCGCAGGTGTGACGCTTTTAACAATTAA
- the LOC142505772 gene encoding uncharacterized protein LOC142505772 isoform X1, giving the protein MGDEKDAFYVVRKGNSVGVYKSISDLQSVLRSSVNDPSVSVFKGFGLSKEAEEYLSSHGLGNAIYSINASDVHDDLFGQLVTCPFREPNYSKDKAASKNHLEKRPQQEVTGSASFVNHHLKSSKLDNFLQVQPVSSYCSSCILEFDGASKGNPGPAGAGAVLRAADGNMVFRLREGVGLATNNVAEYRGAILGLKYALQKGFKHIRVQGDSKLVCMQVQGLWKTKNQNMAELCKVAKELKDQFMSFEICHIEREYNTDADSQANLAVHLKVGEIEVECDIK; this is encoded by the exons ATGGGCGATGAAAAGGATGCATTTTATGTTGTACGGAAGGGCAACAGTGTTGGGGTGTATAAAAGCATAAGTGATCTTCAATCTGTTCTCCGATCTTCT GTGAATGATCCTTCTGTAAGTGTATTTAAAGGCTTTGGCCTGTCTAAAGAAGCTGAAGAATACCTTTCATCTCACGGACTTGGGAATGCTATTTATTCCATAAATGCCAGTGATGTCCACGATGATCTTTTTGGTCAACTTGTCACATGCCCTTTTCGT GAACCAAATTATTCTAAAGATAAAGCTGCTAGCAAGAATCATTTGGAGAAGAGGCCACAG CAGGAGGTTACCGGATCTGCCTCATTTGTAAACCATCATCTAAAAAGTTCCAAGTTAGATAATTTTCTCCAAGTTCAACCTGTTTCTTCTTATTGT AGTTCCTGTATTCTCGAGTTTGATGGTGCTTCAAAGGGAAATCCTGGACCAGCTGGTGCAGGGGCTGTGCTGCGGGCGGCAGATGGAAATATg GTGTTTCGATTGCGTGAGGGTGTGGGTCTCGCTACTAATAATGTTGCTGAATATCGAGGTGCCATCTTGGGGTTGAAATATGCTCTTCAAAAAGGGTTCAAACACATACGAGTTCAAGGGGACTCTAAACTTGTATGCATGCAG GTTCAGGGTCTTTGGAAAACAAAAAATCAGAACATGGCTGAATTGTGCAAGGTGGCTAAAGAGCTGAAGGATCAGTTTATGTCTTTTGAAATCTGCCATATCGAAAGA GAATACAACACTGACGCTGATTCTCAAGCaaatttagctgtgcatctcAAGG TTGGTGAGATTGAAGTTGAATGTGACATAAAATAA
- the LOC142505827 gene encoding putative glucose-6-phosphate 1-epimerase isoform X2, which translates to MPVNIVQDGDGSPRIILSEPSGSSAEVLLHGGQVVSWKNERREEMIFISSKAARRSSKAIRGGIHINFPQFTNSTSLEQHGFASTRLWSLDSSPSPLPPASNHSTVDLMLESTEDDLKIWQHRFELRLRISLTAGKLTMIPRVRNTDNKPFSFTFVLCNYLSVSDISEVRVEGLETLDYFDNLLQKERFTEQADAITFDGEIDRVYLSTPTKIAVIDHEKKRTLVLRKDGMPDAVVWNPWDKKAKALPDFGDEDYNTMLCVNSAAIEAPIVLKPFEEWKGRQELSTVLSSYCSGQLDPRRVLGSS; encoded by the exons ATGCCGGTGAATATTGTTCAGGACGGCGACGGATCGCCGAGGATTATTTTGTCGGAGCCCTCTGGTTCGAGTGCCGAG GTGCTTTTGCATGGGGGCCAGGTTGTTTCTTGGAAGAATGAACGAAGGGAAGAGATGATCTTCATAAGCAGCAAG GCTGCGCGGAGGTCTTCTAAAGCCATCAGGGGTGGTATACACATAAACTTTCCACAG TTTACCAACTCTACTTCACTGGAGCAACATGGATTTGCAAGCACTCGATTGTGGTCACTGGACAGTTCTCCTTCACCTTTGCCCCCTGCCAGCAATCATTCAACTGTGGATCTTATGCTGGAATCCACAGAAGATGATCTGAAGATCTGGCAGCACAG ATTTGAGTTGCGTTTGCGCATCTCTCTAACTGCTGGCAAGCTCACCATGATACCTCGCGTGCGAAATACTGACAACAAGCCTTTCTCCTTTACATTTGTGTTATGCAATTACCTGTCAGTATCTGATATCAG TGAAGTGCGCGTTGAGGGCTTGGAGACACTTGACTACTTTGATAACTTACTACAAAAGGAGAGATTCACTGAGCAGGCAGATGCAATTACCTTTGATGGCGAG ATTGACCGGGTGTATTTGAGCACACCAACTAAGATAGCCGTAATAGATCACGAGAAGAAAAGAACCCTTGTCCTTCGCAAAGATGGCATGCCAGATGCAG TTGTATGGAACCCTTGGGACAAAAAAGCGAAGGCTCTCCCCGATTTTGGTGATGAGGATTACAACACAATGTTATGTGTGAATTCCGCGGCCATAGAAGCTCCTATTGTTTTGAAACCTTTTGAAGAATGGAAGGGTCGACAAGAGCTGTCGACTGTCTTGTCAAGTTATTGCAGCGGTCAGCTGGATCCACGAAGAGTTCTTGGCTCCAGCTGA
- the LOC142505189 gene encoding GPI transamidase component gaa1, with protein MAGNERPVEQKSRPIIRIGLFLISHSVLVSVLCCTAGIVTLLLLPLLAINTHVSENALMPGSGSPMLSNDDASEGQRFLNKLLSFNSKTVSTGIEIPEVIAEHILELGGEANYHKFHPLLNKFHPLQFFLGPDADIVEGNHSCSSYGVNTIGIIRAPRGDGKEAIVLVTPYNSVKITTGEALSLGVAYSVFSLLSRVTWLAKDIIWLAADSKHGEYSAVAAWLRDYNTLSIGDLKLYSEMCDGCILPSEKKTQTAGEVTSKGFRRAGTMAAALVIKVADSSKEFEKDVLKIYAEASNGQMPNLDLINIVNYLAVHGQGLHVRVEKIWSLLDSWWLNSVGELFGLLGKVAKNLNPQWKFGIPAADYVEGAATLASSLYNQALGVPTGPHGAFRDFQVDAITMEISPKFSSSHRVMFLLRVGRLVEGVIRSVNNLLEKFHHSCFLYLLTSPSRFVSVGVYMIAFALLIAPFPLVAASLFSDVSKPKLGKYDAPFKPDPADEHASTFTSWKWLYAAKTVLIVHLWSTIVTLFPYFIYQIPSSSSSINLLILIILSILSLFFIYAISESFTFLSSIRPQRAEWALLKSVTMAAAFIGLCLMSVVNFATAEIGALLLAPLCLTIAPLKLDLKANTIKALARGSCNILLLIVGFPPTMFLLSKGALAGFDHVKFGDFWDWAESLWAWNSATYIYICMVHLPCWVLCIHTLMHHC; from the exons ATGGCTGGAAATGAGCGTCCCGTCGAACAAAAGTCCCGACCCATTATCCGCATTGGCCTCTTTCTCATCTCGCACAGTGTTTTGGTTAG TGTGTTGTGCTGCACTGCTGGAATCGTAACTCTCCTTCTTTTGCCACTTCTCGCCATAAACACCCATGTATCGGAAAATGCCCTGATGCCTG GTTCTGGCAGTCCGATGCTCTCGAATGATGACGCTTCAGAAGGGCAGAGATTTTTGAACAAGCTTTTAAGTTTTAATTCAAAGACTGTGAGCACAGGAAT TGAAATTCCAGAGGTGATAGCAGAGCATATCTTGGAATTGGGTGGTGAAGCTAACTATCACAAGTTTCATCCCCTACTTAACAAATTTCATCCACTACAGTTCTTCTTGGGTCCTGATGCAGACATTGTAGAAGGGAACCACAGTTGTTCATCTTATGGGGTCAATACAATTGGAATAATAAGGGCCCCACGTGGTGATGGGAAGGAAGCTATTGTATTAGTCACACCTTATAATTCTGTCAAGATCACTACCGGCGAAGCCTTATCGCTTGGAGTTGCGTACTCCGTATTTTCTCTGCTTTCTCGTGTTACTTGGCTTGCTAAGGATATTATATGGCTTGCCGCAGATTCAAAACATGGTGAGTATTCTGCTGTTGCTGCATGGCTGAGAGACTATAACACACTTTCGATTGGTGACTTGAAGCTGTATTCAGAAATGTGTGATGGCTGTATTCTGCCTTCTGAGAAAAAGACTCAAACTGCAGGAGAAGTAACATCCAAGGGCTTTCGACGTGCTGGCACAATGGCAGCTGCACTTGTGATTAAGGTTGCTGATAGCAGCAAAGAATTTGAGAAGGATGTTCTCAAAATATATGCTGAAGCATCCAATGGGCAGATGCCAAATCTAGACCTCATTAATATCGTCAACTACTTGGCTGTTCATGGACAAGGTTTACATGTAAGGGTGGAGAAGATTTGGTCATTGCTTGATTCTTGGTGGCTAAACAGTGTCGGAGAACTATTTGGGTTGCTAGGAAAAGTGGCTAAAAACTTAAATCCCCAGTGGAAATTTGGGatccctgctgcagattatgTTGAAGGTGCTGCAACTTTAGCAAGTTCCCTCTATAACCAG gCATTAGGTGTTCCCACTGGCCCTCACGGGGCTTTTCGTGATTTTCAAGTTGATGCGATTACTATGGAGATCTCACCTAAGTTTTCTTCGAGTCACAGAGTTATGTTCCTTTTGCGTGTAGGCAG GTTGGTCGAGGGGGTTATACgatctgtaaataatctccttGAGAAGTTCCACCATTCCTGTTTTCTATATCTCTTAACGTCTCCAAGTAGGTTCGTCTCAGTGGGTGTCTACATGATTGCCTTTGCACTGCTTATTGCTCCCTTTCCATTGGTTGCTGCATCTCTTTTCTCCGATGTCAGCAAACCGAAGCTTGGAAAATATGATGCTCCATTTAAACCAGATCCTGCTGATGAACATGCCTCAACTTTCACATCATGGAAATGGCTTTACGCTGCTAAAACAGTTCTCATCGTCCACTTGTGGAGTACCATCGTGACATTATTCCCTTATTTTATCTATCAAATTCCTAGTTCCTCATCATCAATCAACCTTCTAATATTGATCATTCTCTCCATACTCAGCCTCTTCTTCATATATGCCATATCCGAATCTTTTACATTTCTGAGTTCAATTCGCCCCCAAAGAGCAGAATGGGCTCTCCTCAAATCAGTTACCATGGCAGCTGCTTTCATTGGACTTTGTCTTATGTCAGTTGTAAATTTTGCAACAGCAGAAATAGGAGCGCTGCTATTGGCTCCCTTGTGTTTGACCATTGCACCCTTGAAGCTTGATTTAAAGGCAAATACCATAAAGGCTTTAGCTCGGGGATCTTGTAACATACTGTTGTTGATTGTTGGGTTTCCTCCAACAATGTTTCTATTGTCTAAAGGTGCTTTAGCGGGTTTTGATCATGTAAAATTTGGCGATTTCTGGGATTGGGCAGAGTCCCTTTGGGCATGGAACAGTGCTACATATATCTATATATGCATGGTTCATCTTCCCTGCTGGGTTCTGTGTATTCACACTTTAATGCATCACTGTTAG
- the LOC142505660 gene encoding uncharacterized protein LOC142505660, whose amino-acid sequence MGKKKAAANPTTTSDNTTTSEQKEGFNLLGSPTFQPLENGRLKCVETGHELPAHSRDSYALSKHCRLGLIDSAISRKKPPVNMFRQDPAARSKLICKLTGVTINKSEEHIWKHISGKRFLSMLEKKEVEKEMQNGTKGKLDEEKEEKNKKKNEDGKLKKKNEKKKKTKETEEIPDEKISGIRDSIGKERDSVEDVDFWIPPVGKRWDNDDGGDRWGSGLGSEDGAGDKDAVAEGANYEAGELSKRTKRMSLEIGPSSFASRKKKKKLAQS is encoded by the exons ATGGGGAAGAAGAAAGCCGCAGCAAACCCTACCACCACCTCCGATAATACTACCACCTCCGAGCAGAAGGAAGGGTTCAATTTACTCGGCTCGCCGACCTTCCAGCCGCTCGAAAATGGCCGGCTTAAATGCGTGGAGACTGGTCACGAGCTGCCAGCTCATTCCAGAGACTCTTACGCCCTGTCCAAGCACTGCCGTCTGGGCCTTATCGACTCCGCCATCTCCCGTAAGAAGCCCCCTGTCAACATGTTCCGCCAGGACCCAGCTGCTCG ATCGAAGCTAATCTGCAAACTAACTGGAGTTACCATTAACAAATCGGAGGAGCATATATGGAAGCATATAAGTGGAAAGCGTTTCCTCAGCATGTTAG AGAAGAAGGAGGTTGAAAAAGAAATGCAAAATGGGACGAAGGGGAAGCTTGATGAGGAAAAAGaggagaaaaataaaaaaaagaatgaagacggtaagttgaagaagaagaatgaaaagaagaagaaaactaAGGAAACAGAGGAAATTCCTGATGAAAAGATCTCTGGAATAAGAGATTCTATAGGAAAAGAGCGTGATTCAGTAGAAGATGTCGACTTTTGGATACCTCCTGTGGGGAAAAGATGGGATAACGATGATGGGGGAGATCGATGGGGTTCTGGTTTGGGAAGTGAAGATGGTGCTGGAGACAAAG ATGCTGTAGCCGAAGGGGCTAATTACGAAGCCGGGGAGCTATCCAAACG GACCAAACGAATGTCCCTAGAAATCGGACCTAGTAGCTTT
- the LOC142505772 gene encoding uncharacterized protein LOC142505772 isoform X2, translating into MGDEKDAFYVVRKGNSVGVYKSISDLQSVLRSSVNDPSVSVFKGFGLSKEAEEYLSSHGLGNAIYSINASDVHDDLFGQLVTCPFREPNYSKDKAASKNHLEKRPQEVTGSASFVNHHLKSSKLDNFLQVQPVSSYCSSCILEFDGASKGNPGPAGAGAVLRAADGNMVFRLREGVGLATNNVAEYRGAILGLKYALQKGFKHIRVQGDSKLVCMQVQGLWKTKNQNMAELCKVAKELKDQFMSFEICHIEREYNTDADSQANLAVHLKVGEIEVECDIK; encoded by the exons ATGGGCGATGAAAAGGATGCATTTTATGTTGTACGGAAGGGCAACAGTGTTGGGGTGTATAAAAGCATAAGTGATCTTCAATCTGTTCTCCGATCTTCT GTGAATGATCCTTCTGTAAGTGTATTTAAAGGCTTTGGCCTGTCTAAAGAAGCTGAAGAATACCTTTCATCTCACGGACTTGGGAATGCTATTTATTCCATAAATGCCAGTGATGTCCACGATGATCTTTTTGGTCAACTTGTCACATGCCCTTTTCGT GAACCAAATTATTCTAAAGATAAAGCTGCTAGCAAGAATCATTTGGAGAAGAGGCCACAG GAGGTTACCGGATCTGCCTCATTTGTAAACCATCATCTAAAAAGTTCCAAGTTAGATAATTTTCTCCAAGTTCAACCTGTTTCTTCTTATTGT AGTTCCTGTATTCTCGAGTTTGATGGTGCTTCAAAGGGAAATCCTGGACCAGCTGGTGCAGGGGCTGTGCTGCGGGCGGCAGATGGAAATATg GTGTTTCGATTGCGTGAGGGTGTGGGTCTCGCTACTAATAATGTTGCTGAATATCGAGGTGCCATCTTGGGGTTGAAATATGCTCTTCAAAAAGGGTTCAAACACATACGAGTTCAAGGGGACTCTAAACTTGTATGCATGCAG GTTCAGGGTCTTTGGAAAACAAAAAATCAGAACATGGCTGAATTGTGCAAGGTGGCTAAAGAGCTGAAGGATCAGTTTATGTCTTTTGAAATCTGCCATATCGAAAGA GAATACAACACTGACGCTGATTCTCAAGCaaatttagctgtgcatctcAAGG TTGGTGAGATTGAAGTTGAATGTGACATAAAATAA